One window of Acidobacteriaceae bacterium genomic DNA carries:
- a CDS encoding ATP-dependent DNA ligase, with the protein MPLPLPSPILPMLAKRVDEIPSNADAWVFEPKWDGFRTVIFRSGDELLIQSRDGKPLDRYFPELRDPLLKQLPQQCVLDGEIVIASDGGLDFDALTLRIHPAASRVKTLAAQLPASVVFFDLLQLDDRDLRNEPFTTRRAELERILKNLRAPLHLTPATRDRDTAQDWFTRFEGAGLDGVIAKPIAGPYTPDKRTMLKIKHERDCDCVVAGFRWHKDGQGTAVGSLLLGLYDAAGKLQHVGVCASFTAAKRKELVKFLEPYRKDALRNHPWADWQSGVAQASGRMPGGQSRWSAGKDLSWEPLRIELVVEVAYEHMQGTRFRHLAHFRRWRPDKPTATCTYEQLEVVPPLELMTIFPERS; encoded by the coding sequence GTGCCGCTCCCACTTCCATCACCCATCCTGCCCATGCTCGCCAAGCGCGTGGACGAAATCCCCTCCAACGCCGACGCCTGGGTCTTCGAACCCAAGTGGGACGGCTTCCGCACCGTCATCTTTCGCAGCGGCGACGAGCTGCTCATCCAAAGCCGCGACGGCAAGCCCCTCGATCGCTACTTCCCCGAGCTCCGCGATCCCCTCCTCAAGCAACTCCCGCAGCAATGCGTCCTCGACGGCGAAATCGTCATCGCCAGCGACGGCGGTCTCGACTTCGATGCCCTCACGCTCCGCATTCACCCGGCCGCCTCGCGCGTAAAGACACTCGCCGCGCAGCTTCCCGCCTCCGTCGTCTTCTTCGACCTGTTGCAGCTCGACGACCGCGACCTCCGCAACGAGCCCTTCACTACACGCCGCGCCGAGCTCGAACGCATCCTCAAAAACCTCCGCGCTCCCCTGCACCTCACACCCGCAACCCGCGACCGCGACACCGCGCAGGACTGGTTCACGCGCTTCGAAGGCGCCGGTCTCGACGGCGTAATCGCCAAGCCCATCGCCGGCCCTTACACGCCCGACAAGCGCACCATGCTCAAGATCAAGCACGAGCGCGACTGCGATTGCGTCGTCGCCGGCTTCCGCTGGCACAAGGACGGCCAGGGCACCGCCGTCGGCTCACTTCTGCTCGGCCTCTATGACGCCGCCGGCAAGCTCCAGCATGTCGGCGTCTGCGCCAGCTTCACCGCCGCCAAACGCAAAGAGCTCGTCAAGTTCCTCGAGCCCTATCGCAAAGACGCCTTGCGCAACCACCCATGGGCAGACTGGCAAAGCGGAGTCGCACAGGCCAGCGGCCGCATGCCCGGCGGCCAATCGCGCTGGAGCGCAGGCAAAGACCTCAGCTGGGAGCCGCTCCGCATCGAGCTCGTTGTCGAGGTCGCCTACGAGCACATGCAGGGCACTCGCTTCCGTCACCTCGCCCACTTCCGCCGCTGGCGCCCCGACAAGCCCACCGCCACCTGCACCTACGAGCAGCTCGAAGTCGTCCCACCCCTCGAACTCATGACCATCTTCCCCGAGCGCTCCTAA